A genomic stretch from Rhodomicrobium vannielii ATCC 17100 includes:
- a CDS encoding flagellin, with the protein MTSILTNNAANTALLNLQNTVKSLDKTQNEISTGLRVSTAADNASYYSIATSLKSDSSALTTISDSLDVADSTLATATSAIDEISDVLSKIKDSLVTATTQGADRTKIQSEIATYQAQLKTISEAASLNGQNFLSVDSSATGYNDTASFVASLSRSSDGSVSYGTITFSKTDTALFDSNGDIGILDKVDSTTTGSFTNADGTTATATADGKSVFNLDISALTDEGADLAMINAYQKQVEAAIKSVTAASSVLGSTQSRIESQKDFVDTLKTSVDAGVSSLVDADMNEASTRLSALQVQQELGVQALSIANESSQSILKLFQ; encoded by the coding sequence ATGACCAGCATTCTCACGAACAACGCCGCCAACACGGCATTGCTGAACCTCCAGAACACCGTCAAGAGCCTCGACAAGACCCAGAACGAGATCTCCACCGGTCTTCGCGTCAGCACGGCGGCGGACAACGCCTCGTACTATTCGATCGCGACGTCGCTGAAGAGCGACAGCTCGGCGCTGACGACGATCTCCGACTCGCTCGACGTCGCCGACTCGACGCTGGCGACGGCAACGAGCGCGATCGACGAGATCTCCGATGTGCTCAGCAAGATCAAGGACTCGCTGGTCACGGCAACGACGCAGGGTGCCGACCGGACCAAGATCCAGTCTGAGATCGCGACCTATCAGGCTCAGCTGAAGACGATCTCCGAAGCCGCCAGCCTCAACGGCCAGAACTTCCTTTCGGTCGATTCGAGCGCCACGGGCTACAACGACACCGCTTCCTTTGTAGCCTCCCTGTCTCGTTCGTCCGACGGCTCCGTCAGCTACGGCACGATCACGTTTAGCAAGACGGACACGGCGCTCTTCGATTCCAACGGCGACATCGGCATTCTCGACAAGGTCGACAGCACGACGACCGGCTCCTTCACCAATGCCGACGGCACCACCGCCACGGCTACGGCGGATGGCAAGAGCGTCTTCAACCTCGACATTTCGGCGCTGACCGATGAGGGCGCGGATCTGGCGATGATTAACGCCTACCAGAAGCAGGTCGAAGCGGCGATCAAGTCCGTGACGGCAGCGTCTTCGGTGCTCGGTTCGACGCAGTCGCGAATCGAAAGCCAGAAAGACTTCGTCGATACGCTGAAGACCTCCGTGGATGCTGGCGTGAGCTCGCTCGTCGACGCCGACATGAACGAAGCATCGACCCGCCTTTCGGCACTGCAGGTCCAGCAGGAGCTCGGCGTGCAAGCGCTCTCGATTGCAAACGAGTCCTCGCAGTCGATCCTGAAGCTCTTCCAGTAG
- a CDS encoding transglycosylase SLT domain-containing protein, with translation MGKLRAISIAVLFIFSLPSAGAVEQNLCEREMVAAASKYQIPLGVLYAVGLAETGIGGNLRAFSLNLEGKAIYSLDKAQAIERFHAARRDGLRLIDVGCMQLNYYFHGEQFASVDEMLDPRKNVDYAARFLKELKQREGTWTLAVARYNAGKNNKEGQKRYICQVLDRLVQSGFGVWTPQASEFCASERRQAVTQPK, from the coding sequence ATGGGCAAGCTGAGAGCCATCTCAATCGCGGTGCTCTTTATATTTAGCCTTCCATCGGCGGGGGCCGTTGAGCAAAATCTCTGCGAGCGCGAAATGGTTGCGGCGGCCAGCAAGTATCAGATCCCGCTGGGTGTGCTCTACGCCGTGGGGCTTGCCGAAACAGGCATAGGCGGCAATCTGCGTGCTTTCTCCCTCAACCTTGAGGGCAAGGCCATTTATTCGCTCGACAAAGCGCAGGCGATAGAACGCTTTCACGCGGCGCGCCGCGACGGGCTACGCCTCATCGACGTGGGATGCATGCAGCTGAACTACTACTTTCACGGCGAGCAGTTCGCGTCCGTCGATGAAATGCTCGATCCGCGAAAAAACGTCGATTACGCGGCCCGATTCCTCAAGGAACTGAAACAACGAGAGGGCACGTGGACTCTTGCGGTGGCCCGCTACAACGCGGGCAAGAATAACAAGGAAGGACAGAAGCGTTACATATGCCAGGTTCTGGATCGACTTGTGCAAAGCGGTTTCGGGGTCTGGACGCCTCAGGCTTCGGAGTTCTGCGCATCGGAGAGGCGACAGGCGGTGACGCAACCTAAATAG
- a CDS encoding flagellar motor protein MotB: MARHKKNERAHADIVVRKKLYRSDGDNHGGVWKIAYADFMTAMMTFFLVMWLVNSSSKERLSQIANYFNPVKLNEHAPPAKDVAATAPKAQDKSPAAGRPNSAVVDPKDRHVFSEEELTRNPFGVLTQLATQAEEALRIASKEQDSSAAAGQLSRDPFVAEPRLVRTAKVSTSSGSQTAPGEWSDAPKSHKSANVAETERKEPAASLAEQILKDIESFQSNLPQSFRVQVSVAGVAEGTLISLMDDTKRSMFDVGSAMPKPDTVLVMTRIGDIISKYPGKIIIRGYTDGRPFAGDRYGNWVLSSQRARMAFLMLARGKIGDGRVLSIEGYADRQPRNADDPLAPENRRIEVLLKDSER; the protein is encoded by the coding sequence ATGGCGCGACACAAGAAGAACGAGCGGGCACACGCGGACATAGTGGTTCGCAAGAAGCTGTACCGGAGTGACGGCGACAATCATGGCGGCGTATGGAAAATAGCCTACGCGGACTTCATGACCGCGATGATGACCTTCTTCCTGGTGATGTGGCTTGTGAATTCCAGTTCAAAGGAAAGACTGTCCCAGATTGCCAACTACTTCAACCCCGTAAAACTGAACGAACACGCACCTCCAGCGAAAGACGTCGCGGCGACTGCACCAAAAGCGCAAGATAAGTCGCCTGCCGCTGGGCGCCCCAACTCCGCAGTTGTAGATCCGAAGGATCGGCACGTCTTTTCCGAAGAAGAACTCACACGCAATCCGTTCGGCGTGCTCACGCAGCTCGCGACCCAGGCTGAAGAAGCACTGCGCATTGCATCGAAAGAGCAAGACTCAAGCGCGGCGGCGGGACAGCTTTCGCGCGATCCGTTCGTTGCCGAGCCGCGATTGGTCCGCACCGCGAAGGTGAGCACGTCGTCGGGTTCCCAGACAGCGCCAGGTGAATGGTCGGACGCGCCAAAATCGCACAAATCCGCCAACGTCGCTGAGACGGAACGCAAAGAGCCCGCGGCTTCGCTGGCGGAGCAAATTCTCAAGGATATAGAGAGTTTCCAAAGCAATCTTCCGCAGTCGTTTCGGGTCCAGGTCTCGGTTGCCGGGGTTGCGGAAGGAACCCTGATCAGCCTTATGGACGACACGAAGCGGAGCATGTTCGACGTCGGCTCCGCGATGCCCAAGCCCGACACGGTTCTGGTCATGACCCGGATCGGCGATATCATCTCCAAATATCCCGGCAAGATCATCATCCGGGGTTATACGGACGGACGCCCCTTTGCCGGCGATCGCTATGGGAACTGGGTTTTGTCTTCCCAAAGGGCGCGCATGGCCTTCCTGATGCTGGCGCGAGGCAAGATTGGCGATGGAAGAGTGCTATCGATCGAAGGATATGCCGATCGGCAGCCGCGTAACGCCGATGACCCTCTGGCACCAGAGAACCGTCGTATCGAAGTCCTTCTGAAAGACTCAGAAAGATGA
- a CDS encoding flagellar hook-length control protein FliK gives MTDIVRSGAAAASTTALLGAEKSGQQRGSKGGADFSSYLDPVTEGEAPVSPANAGEMSFAAVKFSGSLADAVIDGARQASTGKDVRNAEDASREIEAELAEIAFGNAVGGGDVEATATTAEDPAELAPADEKTADSSSIAPAAGQSFPMLLQFERGVIAEALRATATDGESSATLSTKKAASSGGQTPAVTVLKSETHFLPQTESVGRFSEVLNGSTLSQNTQEPLSSTASTLSLSASAPLVTASETTVRQRSASAALASDLASTTGLDIASRAPAATVSDSAEDTFSPNTGKRPFSQSAVAAPSTSAAAGGAAAAVTQDASPSEVVLSASSTATGAVAQQVANAISAASSADTSQPTSRVALPSAETTQPVRTLTLGLTPQNLGEVTVRLSMNGSKLSVVLSVEQPETAQLLAQDRETLEGLLRSTGYKVDTISIQLAPQAVTPVTTGSATASGDQAQSGSADTGSGGMGRSDQKDRGESGNRSMKEGLEHGQAESHLNRGALYI, from the coding sequence ATGACAGATATCGTGCGGTCCGGCGCGGCGGCAGCCTCGACCACGGCTCTATTGGGCGCAGAGAAGTCTGGTCAGCAGAGGGGAAGCAAGGGCGGAGCCGACTTCTCTTCCTACCTTGATCCCGTTACGGAGGGTGAAGCGCCGGTTTCGCCCGCCAACGCTGGCGAAATGTCCTTTGCAGCGGTGAAATTTTCCGGCTCGCTTGCGGATGCAGTTATCGATGGCGCGCGCCAGGCGAGCACCGGCAAAGACGTTCGCAATGCCGAGGATGCAAGCCGCGAGATTGAGGCGGAGCTAGCCGAAATCGCGTTTGGCAATGCCGTTGGGGGAGGCGATGTGGAGGCGACCGCTACGACCGCCGAAGACCCCGCCGAACTGGCGCCAGCCGATGAGAAAACTGCCGACTCCTCCAGCATTGCGCCGGCAGCAGGACAGTCTTTTCCGATGCTCCTCCAGTTCGAACGAGGTGTAATAGCGGAAGCACTACGGGCCACGGCAACCGACGGTGAGAGTTCCGCGACCCTTTCCACCAAAAAAGCGGCGTCATCTGGCGGCCAAACCCCCGCCGTTACCGTCCTCAAATCCGAAACGCACTTTCTGCCGCAGACGGAGTCTGTCGGACGCTTTTCCGAGGTGCTAAACGGCTCGACGCTTTCGCAGAATACGCAAGAGCCGTTGTCATCGACCGCAAGCACACTTTCACTTTCCGCATCTGCGCCGTTGGTGACCGCATCGGAAACTACGGTTCGCCAGCGTTCAGCGTCTGCCGCGCTCGCAAGCGATCTCGCATCGACCACCGGCTTAGACATCGCCTCTCGCGCGCCAGCCGCAACGGTATCGGATAGCGCCGAGGACACCTTCAGCCCAAATACGGGGAAGCGCCCCTTCTCCCAATCCGCTGTCGCAGCGCCCTCGACATCCGCAGCCGCGGGTGGAGCAGCCGCGGCTGTGACGCAGGATGCAAGCCCCTCGGAGGTTGTTCTCTCCGCGTCCTCCACTGCTACCGGCGCCGTCGCGCAGCAGGTGGCGAACGCGATATCGGCGGCCTCTTCAGCCGACACCTCGCAACCAACGTCCCGTGTCGCTCTTCCCTCCGCCGAGACTACGCAGCCTGTTCGTACTCTCACACTCGGCCTTACGCCGCAAAATCTTGGCGAAGTAACAGTGCGACTGTCCATGAACGGCAGCAAGCTTTCCGTCGTTCTAAGTGTCGAGCAACCAGAGACCGCCCAGTTGCTGGCGCAGGATCGGGAAACTCTCGAAGGGCTGCTTCGATCTACCGGATACAAGGTCGATACGATTTCAATTCAGCTTGCGCCGCAGGCTGTGACGCCAGTTACGACCGGCAGCGCCACGGCTTCTGGCGATCAGGCGCAATCGGGCTCAGCCGATACAGGATCGGGCGGGATGGGACGAAGCGACCAGAAGGACAGGGGCGAATCCGGCAATCGGAGCATGAAAGAGGGATTGGAGCATGGGCAAGCTGAGAGCCATCTCAATCGCGGTGCTCTTTATATTTAG
- a CDS encoding methyl-accepting chemotaxis protein codes for MLSAARAQMAAASGPTSKAGREAYLGVIRAARFQDEDGLKGIFAYDLNGVALSHGIPSQQGKNLLETGSVELKKFIQASTEIARSPSGHGFSVSLPDIGRGPWTPKLTFVQAAPEIGGFVSASSDAKSLHEAFLYRLYVQGAIICGLLAVLAILVWWFARSILGQLTHLGRGILSLANGDMQPMPLPHREKAPFGPVARGVEVLRRNLIELLSLREQVARSREREKEREHYLRLEAGHFEQKMASVVEGLKRQVAQLRQSADTLSDAAETSTREAEIAARVSASAADNSNAVAAATEELSYSIRDVSQQAHSTNAVVEVATEEAHRTNRDVEALTTATQEIGSIVEIIRTIADQTNLLALNATIEAARAGDAGKGFAVVASEVKELSAQTAKATDAIADQVESIQQSTTAAIATIQSMAGKISEIHGFTGAIASAVEEQTAAAQEIAQNVSLAAQSSEKAAKSSGSVSVVAGKTKEQAAALSGISSSLADITSKLSSSMADFVNAINVDDRSTEHRADVSCGSDSDHYTRERLEA; via the coding sequence GTGCTCTCAGCGGCGCGCGCGCAGATGGCAGCAGCAAGCGGTCCGACCTCCAAGGCTGGTCGCGAAGCTTATCTCGGGGTCATTCGCGCTGCGCGCTTTCAGGATGAGGACGGCTTGAAGGGCATTTTTGCGTATGACCTTAATGGCGTCGCGCTCAGCCATGGCATCCCCTCCCAGCAAGGCAAGAATTTGCTGGAAACGGGATCAGTGGAGCTGAAGAAGTTCATCCAGGCGTCCACCGAGATCGCGAGAAGCCCGTCCGGCCACGGTTTTTCAGTCAGTTTGCCGGATATTGGGCGCGGCCCCTGGACCCCCAAACTGACCTTTGTGCAGGCCGCGCCGGAAATCGGCGGCTTTGTCTCGGCGAGTTCAGATGCGAAAAGTCTGCATGAGGCTTTCCTTTACAGGCTCTATGTGCAGGGCGCCATTATATGCGGCCTCCTGGCCGTGCTCGCGATCTTGGTGTGGTGGTTCGCTCGCTCGATCCTCGGCCAACTCACGCATCTCGGGCGAGGCATACTGAGCCTCGCAAACGGCGATATGCAGCCGATGCCCCTCCCCCATCGTGAGAAGGCTCCGTTTGGGCCAGTCGCGCGAGGTGTCGAGGTGCTTCGCCGCAATTTGATAGAACTGTTGTCCCTCCGGGAACAGGTCGCACGATCACGCGAACGCGAAAAAGAGCGCGAGCACTATCTGAGGCTCGAAGCAGGTCACTTCGAGCAGAAGATGGCCAGCGTGGTTGAGGGACTGAAACGGCAAGTGGCCCAGCTTCGGCAATCGGCGGACACTCTTTCCGACGCGGCGGAAACATCGACCCGTGAAGCGGAAATCGCGGCGCGCGTTTCTGCCAGCGCCGCAGACAATTCCAATGCCGTCGCGGCGGCGACCGAGGAACTCAGCTATTCGATCAGGGACGTCTCCCAGCAGGCACACAGCACCAATGCCGTTGTCGAGGTAGCGACTGAAGAAGCGCATCGGACGAACAGGGATGTCGAGGCGCTCACAACCGCGACGCAGGAGATCGGCTCCATCGTCGAGATCATCCGCACCATCGCCGATCAGACAAATCTGCTCGCGCTCAATGCTACCATCGAGGCCGCGCGTGCCGGGGACGCCGGAAAAGGCTTCGCGGTGGTTGCCTCGGAAGTGAAGGAGCTATCCGCGCAGACAGCCAAGGCAACGGATGCCATCGCCGACCAGGTTGAGTCGATCCAGCAGTCCACGACGGCTGCAATCGCCACTATACAGTCGATGGCGGGGAAAATTTCCGAGATCCACGGCTTTACTGGTGCGATAGCGTCCGCAGTGGAAGAGCAGACTGCCGCCGCGCAGGAAATCGCGCAGAACGTCTCCCTTGCCGCGCAAAGTAGCGAGAAGGCTGCGAAAAGCTCGGGCTCCGTCTCTGTCGTGGCGGGCAAGACGAAGGAGCAGGCGGCGGCGCTGTCAGGGATTTCCAGCAGCCTCGCCGATATCACATCGAAACTGTCAAGCAGCATGGCCGACTTCGTGAACGCCATAAACGTCGATGATCGCAGTACGGAGCATCGGGCCGATGTCTCATGCGGATCTGACTCCGACCACTATACAAGAGAGCGGCTGGAAGCCTGA
- the fliF gene encoding flagellar basal-body MS-ring/collar protein FliF → MAIRDQIDALRVSLLGLGARRLAALVAVGVAIVAIVGVGSYYVSRAEKDVLYVGLTASDVSRIGAVLKEAGIPFDSNSEANKIFVNRGDTARARMILAERGLPNNATAGYELFDKLGSLGLTSFMQNITRVRALEGEIARTIEAMRAVNSARVHLVMADAGSFRREPQAATASVVVKPAGAEPPSAAAIRQIVASAVPGMKPDHVSVLSTDGTILSAGDDGPGVASGKMLDLEKQVSREINDNIRKTLTPVLGLGNFETSVTVRLNLDRKQINETAFDPESKAERSTRTVKESSNSQNTNQKWNISVEQNIPTDQQNTKPSDQSKRASERKEETTNYEVSSKSVTTQSEGYRVENIAVAVVLNRKPLLAAADSAKTAPDEQIRVVERLVSSAAGLDSLRGDKATVVALDFAGGNEFDQAPSLTFWDHVMEGLGSYVIAAALLISTILFVAVGLRPSLRMILENKPKPAPQIAADKRTTPVLETVAATVETPDNAEGPPLPTPSAKKNSPLKSVEKAIAEDEEKAAAVLIDWIREG, encoded by the coding sequence ATGGCGATTCGCGATCAGATCGACGCGTTAAGAGTGAGTCTTTTGGGGCTGGGCGCGCGCCGACTTGCTGCACTGGTGGCGGTGGGCGTTGCAATCGTGGCGATAGTCGGTGTCGGCAGTTACTATGTGAGCCGGGCGGAGAAGGATGTGCTGTATGTCGGGCTCACGGCTTCTGATGTCTCACGCATTGGCGCCGTCCTCAAGGAGGCCGGTATACCGTTCGATTCCAACTCGGAAGCGAACAAGATTTTCGTGAACCGGGGCGATACCGCGCGAGCACGGATGATCCTTGCCGAGCGCGGGCTCCCGAACAACGCGACAGCCGGTTACGAGCTTTTCGACAAACTCGGATCGCTCGGCCTCACCTCCTTCATGCAGAATATTACCCGCGTCCGGGCACTCGAAGGTGAAATTGCCCGCACGATCGAAGCCATGCGCGCTGTGAACTCCGCGCGGGTTCATCTTGTCATGGCGGATGCGGGCTCCTTCCGTCGCGAGCCGCAGGCAGCCACGGCGTCGGTGGTTGTCAAGCCAGCGGGCGCCGAGCCACCTTCGGCAGCTGCCATTCGTCAGATCGTGGCGTCAGCGGTTCCGGGGATGAAACCGGACCATGTGTCCGTTCTCAGCACCGATGGCACGATCCTCTCTGCCGGCGATGACGGTCCCGGCGTCGCGAGCGGCAAGATGCTGGACCTCGAAAAACAGGTCTCCCGCGAAATCAACGACAACATTCGCAAGACACTGACTCCCGTCCTCGGGCTCGGGAACTTCGAGACGAGCGTCACGGTCCGGCTCAACCTCGACAGGAAGCAAATCAACGAGACGGCCTTCGATCCCGAGTCCAAGGCGGAGCGCTCGACCCGCACTGTGAAGGAGAGCAGCAACTCTCAAAACACCAATCAGAAATGGAATATCAGCGTCGAGCAGAACATTCCCACTGACCAGCAGAATACGAAGCCTTCCGATCAGTCGAAGCGCGCGAGCGAAAGGAAGGAAGAGACGACCAATTACGAGGTGAGCTCGAAAAGCGTCACAACGCAAAGCGAGGGCTACCGCGTGGAAAACATCGCCGTGGCGGTGGTGCTGAACAGGAAGCCGCTTCTAGCGGCAGCCGACAGCGCCAAGACCGCGCCGGACGAACAGATCCGCGTCGTGGAGCGACTGGTCTCCTCCGCCGCCGGGCTGGACTCGCTGCGTGGCGACAAGGCCACGGTAGTCGCCCTCGATTTCGCTGGGGGCAACGAGTTCGATCAAGCGCCTTCGCTGACATTCTGGGATCATGTGATGGAGGGGTTGGGCAGTTATGTAATCGCCGCCGCTCTTCTGATTTCGACGATCCTGTTCGTCGCTGTTGGGCTTCGGCCCTCGCTACGGATGATCCTCGAAAACAAGCCGAAGCCCGCGCCACAAATTGCTGCCGACAAACGAACCACGCCCGTTCTTGAGACCGTCGCGGCGACGGTCGAAACCCCTGATAACGCTGAAGGACCGCCGTTGCCAACGCCGAGCGCCAAGAAGAACTCGCCGTTGAAATCGGTCGAGAAAGCCATTGCCGAGGACGAGGAGAAGGCCGCCGCCGTTCTCATCGACTGGATCAGGGAGGGTTGA